DNA sequence from the Penicillium psychrofluorescens genome assembly, chromosome: 3 genome:
CATCCATTtcatcaacttcttcgaggagaagaggttCCTGGTGTCGGATCCCTTGCTGGGATACAGCGCTGCCGTGGTGGCAACCATCGAATTGCAACTGAGTTTTACCGAGGATCCAGCCATCCGAGAACAAAAACGAGACAGGTTCACGAAATGCGTCAAGTTCGTGCAACAGATCGGTCAGAAGTGGCCTCACATGGCGCGATTGGTGTGTACCTCGAGAAAATCACATTGTGATCTATAACTAACGACAATTGTGTGAAATACAGGCCCAAAGATTGCAGCGACTAGAAGACGCCGTCTCAGCCACCTACCAATCCGACCCAGGCGCCCAGAACCAAAGTCTTCTCATCGACCTTTCCCGCTTCTGGGAGATCCTAGAATACTCCTCCAACAGCGATGCGGATTCTGCTCGCCGCTTGTTCGGAGATTCGCTATATGCAGGACACCCATCGCTCGCAGCAGAGGTGTCACAGACTTCGCCGTTGCCGGAACCAACTCGTTTGATCACTCATGAAGAGGAGCGTCCCAGTCCTCGAGTTGGAGGTTTTGGTCCCAACGCCACTTTTTCTGGCGTGCAGGACTATGCGGTAAGCTCGGTGGTATCACCACAGCAGTTGAGTCTGTCGAATGATGAGTTCTCTATTCTTGCTACGAATTTTTTCTCCCAAGGACAGGAATTTCTGCGCAGCGGGGAGAACTGGGATAGCATAGGAAATTTTTAAGAGACAAAATACGTATTTGTATCTATGCTATGCTTGTCATTGCTAGAGCTTTGGATCTGTGCAATGTATTTGTCTTATTTTCGTAACATTATACGACACCACGCTCCAGCTATGCTATACTCATGCCCCCTAGAAGTAATAGATGCAGACGTCATGCTACCAGCCAAGCTAGCTAGaagcagctccttctcccaaCGCACCCTTGAGCACCTCCACAAACTTCCACACTTCACTAAAAGTGTTATATAAAGGCACAGGAGCAACACGGACAACATCCGGCTCTCGCTTGTCGCAGATGATTCCCGCATCCTGAAGGCGCTGGGAAACGGTGTGCAAGAGGCCAGGTTTGAGCAGGAGACTCAGCTGGGCACCCCGTGCATGGGGATCTGATGGAGTGATGATGGTGAACTGGCGCGTCTTGTCTGTGGTGTCTTTTAGGAGCAGGTGTTCCAGATACGCAGTCAGGCTGAGCGACTTCTGACGCAGAGCGGGTATCGATGTCTGATCGAAGACAGACAGGGAAGCACAGAGCGTGGTGAGGTCGATAACTGAGGGGTTGGAGACCTGGAAGCCTCCAGCACCGGGTATTGGCTTGAATTCTGGGATTCGTCAGTGCTTTGTTGGTCTTGAGCGGACAAGAGGCGAACTTACTGTTGTCCATCTTAAAGCGCACCGATCGATCACCACCATACCACCCCGTCAAGCGATGGCGGAATTTCAGAGCATCGTCTCCAGCGCTGTCGTCTACTTTTCCGTGCTTCTCGTGCACATAGATTCCACCCATCGCACCGGGTCCTGCATTGCCGTACTTGTACGTACACCAGGCGGCGAAATCGACATTCCACTCATGCATCTTCAGTTCGACATTGCCGTATGCATGGGCCAGATCCCAGCCGACAGTCAAGCCGCGCTCTTGGGCGTACTTGGTGATTCGGGGCATGTCAAACAGCTGCCCCGTGTAGTACTGGATGCCAGGCAAGAGAATGAGCGCTGCGTCACTGGCGTGCTTGTCGATATAGCCCAAGATCTTCTCCGTCGAGATCTCATACTCGCCTTCGTCGGGGCCAATGAGAACCATGTTCTCCTTTGAGCAGAGGCCATGCCAGGCAATGTGCGACTCGATGGCGTACTGGAAAGGATGTTAGTAGTTTTCTTCCCGCCAGGTGAGAAACATACATGATCACTAGGGAAGGCCTTCCAGTCCATTAAAATCTTTCGCTTCGTCTCAGACGGTTTGTAGAAGCTGGCGAGCAAACAGTGAAGGTTCATGGTCAATGTGCCCATGGCTGCAACCTCCTCTGGCGCCGCACCgaccatcttcgccatggacGCCGCAGCCTGCTCGGACAGGAGCTGCCATTCCTTCAGTGGAGAGTCTTCAAGGGCATTGAAATGACCACGGACGCCCATGGACGCCCATGTGTCCAGCTGCGCTTCCATATATTTGGCCACAGCTTTAGGCTGCAGGCCAAGAGAGTTGCCGCAGAAATAAATGCTCAAGTCCTCCGACAATCCTGGGACAGTCAATCGTCAGTCAGACCGACCTTTCAATACAAGGCGGTGGCTGGCGTTACCTGGTTTGGCCAGCTTCTTCGTTTCCAGATTCGCCTTGGACGGGATGATGAACTGGTCGCGCAACTCCCGTAGAGGGTCTGCAGCATCAAGGGAGGCTGCATACTCCTTCGACGCTGCCTCTGCAGGGAAGACAGGCTTGGGCGCCTTTACACCGTTGACGCCGTTCATCATGAATAAATTTGACGAGGTTCAGGTGATACTAGTAAGAAGAAGTGTAGAGGAATGCACGGCCGACACTGTCCCCCGCCCGTAGCTCTTTATAGCGCATTCCATTCGACCATCGAGCTGCAACCCGGATAAGCATCCGCTTCCGTATTCGATCCGTCCCCACATAGATCGAGCGACGTCACTGGCCAAGTTTGCCGATGATTTATTTGTCGTCGTGATCGAGTGTGATGTTGTGATATTGGGTGATATTGAAGGAATGACCAGAAAATAATTGGAAAATAATTGAAACCCTAACTCTATCTCCCAGCTACCAGGTCCAGACATCACATCCAGCCGCCTCAGCCCAGTTCGATCAATAATGGACCGGATGGCGGAACCCGGAATTGTGATCCGGCCCTGTATAGATGGATATTTTGGCAAATCAACGGGGCCGATGCCAGCCGCCGTTGCAATACGATCC
Encoded proteins:
- a CDS encoding uncharacterized protein (ID:PFLUO_004644-T1.cds;~source:funannotate) — encoded protein: MNGVNGVKAPKPVFPAEAASKEYAASLDAADPLRELRDQFIIPSKANLETKKLAKPGLSEDLSIYFCGNSLGLQPKAVAKYMEAQLDTWASMGVRGHFNALEDSPLKEWQLLSEQAAASMAKMVGAAPEEVAAMGTLTMNLHCLLASFYKPSETKRKILMDWKAFPSDHYAIESHIAWHGLCSKENMVLIGPDEGEYEISTEKILGYIDKHASDAALILLPGIQYYTGQLFDMPRITKYAQERGLTVGWDLAHAYGNVELKMHEWNVDFAAWCTYKYGNAGPGAMGGIYVHEKHGKVDDSAGDDALKFRHRLTGWYGGDRSVRFKMDNKFKPIPGAGGFQVSNPSVIDLTTLCASLSVFDQTSIPALRQKSLSLTAYLEHLLLKDTTDKTRQFTIITPSDPHARGAQLSLLLKPGLLHTVSQRLQDAGIICDKREPDVVRVAPVPLYNTFSEVWKFVEVLKGALGEGAASS
- a CDS encoding uncharacterized protein (ID:PFLUO_004643-T1.cds;~source:funannotate); this encodes MNLAQCANLGGDARSPMSHIVREERRRCYWSICLLKRLHGGDFSILDAPEVGGLPYPESPNRPARLLSPGPSALEIRRSDMQDQGIIAYVIMLSEVFARTARYVRLHGRPSNVPPWSPHSEYSKIIALQMDLETRMPYTHRFKPANLGDRSPEELQAHREYWGPWFLNQFLYHTSLCLLNHPLLLSLSLRNFRSSIPEIFLQHTSDLISSHTTWIIHFINFFEEKRFLVSDPLLGYSAAVVATIELQLSFTEDPAIREQKRDRFTKCVKFVQQIGQKWPHMARLAQRLQRLEDAVSATYQSDPGAQNQSLLIDLSRFWEILEYSSNSDADSARRLFGDSLYAGHPSLAAEVSQTSPLPEPTRLITHEEERPSPRVGGFGPNATFSGVQDYAVSSVVSPQQLSLSNDEFSILATNFFSQGQEFLRSGENWDSIGNF